The Candidatus Acidiferrales bacterium DNA segment TTTCATCCTATTCCATAAGTATTTACATATTAGACGAATGACTTCGATAGATGACAAAATCAACATCAAGAGATTCGAATTTAACAAGCCATATGATTTTGTGACCTTTCAACCCCAAAAGACGACAGATTTTTTTGGCGAAAATTCCTTAACTGACAAAGTAATAATTTGGCTCGATTATGATTACTCACTCTTCAGAAGATTGAAAGACGGAACGATACAAACAACCAACATACTTAAAGACATTGACCTGATTACACAAAGCGTCAAAAATAAGAGTTTCTTAATCATAACCATAAATGCAGGCTTTCCTAAACAAATAAAGGATCAGCTTACCGTGATCAGCCTTTTCAGAAAGTGGATGTCCAGGGAATTTAAATCTGGTGGAGAAATTGACGACGAGAAAGGTTTTCCTTTGGTCCAAAATATTATCCTGAATTTTATTGAGGAAAAACAAAAGTTTAATTCAACGAAATTCTACAAATTGTTCTCATTCAAGTATAATGATGGGGCTCCGATGTTCACCCTTGTCGGGGTTTTTGATGACTCGGATGCCTTTCAGAAATCAGTTGTAAATGAGAGATTTGTAAAGATAGATGACAGCATTGTTGATATCAACGTTCCTATACTCACTTATCGTGAGAAGCTTTATTTGGATTCACGTATTGAAGGTCTGTCGGAAAAGAATAAGGCACTTGATGACTTAAAGTTTAAAGAGGAGTTGTCTAAGTTAGAATTTGAGTTGGATGACAGCGGCCTTATAAAATCTTATTTGGAATTTTATCCCTACTACCCGCAATATTATGAAGGGGTGATATGAGGGGTATTCGGTATTTAATAGCTGATGCTAGAAAAAGTAAACAAATCTTCCTAAAACATGGATACCCTAAGCCTACTCTTATTCTGACTTCTCCACCTTACCATGATATTAAGAACTACGGGAATTCGAAAAATCAACTCGGTTTCAACCAGACGTATGAACAATATTTAAAGGACGTTGCTAATGTCTTTCAGCAGTGTTACGAAATATCGAAACTCAATGCGACATTCTGGTTGGTTGTGGATACAATCAGGAAAAACGGTAGTACCGTGACCCTGCCTTTTGATATAAACAATAAGCTGCATGAACTGTATAAGAACGATACTTGGAATTTGAAAGAAATCATAGTCTGGAACAAATACAAGAACACACCATGGCAAGCAAAGGGACGCCTAAAAAATCAATTTGAGTATATTCTTTTCTTTACCAAAGGGAGAAATTTCAAATACCGAATCGACAAAACACGAGAAATAACCGACTATAAGAATTGGTGGCTCACTTATCCAGAAAGATACAATTCTAATGGTAAGGTCCCGAGCAACATATGGGAATTCACAATCCCAATTCGAGGATGGGGAAATAGCCGCCAAGAACACATGTGTCCTTTTCCTTTCCCGCTCATAGAGAGAATATTGTCCATTTCATCTGACAAAGGGGACATGATTTTTGATCCATTTGTCGGTTCTGGATCGACCTTGGCTCTTGCGAACGAGATGGGAAGAAGAGCAATTGGTTTCGATGTGAATTCAAAATATAAGAGAGAGTTTGAGGAAGATGTTCTGGTGGGAGCTAGGTTATATTGGAGTAAGCGTAAACAAGAATTGGATACGGTCAAAAAGAAGATAAGCAAATTCAGATCCATCAATCTAAGCCTCAGGAAGCTAAAGGCTGGTTTTGAAATAATCGAAAATCAGCCACGGAATGTAAAGAGGCAATTCCTTTTCTTTGCTCTCTTTGCCACGAGAAGGCGTGCCCAGGCTGACCTTATCATGGTTCCAAAATCAGGAAATCAAAAGCAACTCAAGACCTCTGGGATTCAGCGGATGGCGAATGATATTTCTGAAATTTTTAGAACTAGCATAAGCGTTAAAACCATCAGCAAGCAAAGGTTCAACCATTTATTTCCACGACGCCAGTCTTTCTTCGCATACAACAAGGACCATATTTTTAAGTACTTATTTAAAATGCGATCAAAGGAAATTGTTAATGCAAACGGTACGATCAAACCAGGTCTTTTATTCTCAGATCTAAAGCTCGCTCTTGATCCAAAGAATGCATTAGAAAAACTGTAGAATCTTTTGTAATAATTCCTTTCTTAAAGACTAAGGTCTACCGTATCCATTTTTCTTTTCAACAAACGAATGGAAATCTTTTTCATTGCGGAGTCTCAATTTCGAGACGATCCAAACCACAGCCTCATCTCTTCTCCCCCGTATTGCTTGCGAAGTCATTCACGGCCCGCACCAGCTTGTCGATGTGTCCGCAGACCATGGTATCGAAGGCTTTGTATCCCTCGGGCTGCAGATTGAATGCTTCCGGATAACTCTTCGCGATGATTCTCTTGACAATTGGAGTCAGGTCGTTTTCCAACGTCTTCATTTTCCACTCTTCCTCCATGGCCTCATCCCAGGCTTTGTCAAGCTCTTTCTGTCCTTCTTCCGTAATATTCTCCACCATAAGCCTTGCCTCCTGAAGTTATGACGCTATTAATATAACATATTTGGTCAATAATAGGCTATAGTATTTCACCGCGGCTGTCTGTAACTTTTCAAACCAGATCGAGTAAATATCTGTTAGCTTATCAAACATACACTCTGAAAATATTGGAACAAGGATCAAGTAAAAACCACGGATTTCCACTGATTTCGTCGCTGCATCATGTTTGTATTCGTGATGACTTGTCCCTTTTATGTTACCCGTGTTCCATGTCTTGTTTCCCATCAATCAAAACCCTGAGGCAATAGTATGAAAAGAACAGCTTTGCTCTTTGCAGCATTAATGTTTGCCGGTGCAGTCCAGCAGGCGACCGCGCAAATAGACGCGAGACTACTTCAGTATCCCGCGGTATCGAAAACACAGATCGTCTTCGAATATGCAGGCGACCTGTGGGTGTCTCCGAAGGAAGGTGGAACGGCCAACCGGCTCACCACTCCTCCCGGAGACGAATTCCTTCCGCGTTTTTCTCCCGATGGATCGAAGATCGGGTTCACGGGCAACTACGAAGGAAACGTGGACGTGTATGTCATCCCGTCCAAAGGAGGAATGCCGTTACGGATCACGCACCACGGCTATCCGGACAGGATGGTCGACTGGTATCCCGACGGCAAAAATCTTCTGATCGCGACCTCGATGGAAAGCGGCAGACAGAGATACGACCAGTTCTATAAAGTATCCGCCGAGGGAGGAATGCCGGAAAAACTTCCTATTCCCTACGGTGAATTCGGAACTGTATCCCCCGACGGAAACAAGATCGCCTATACTCCGATGTCGCAGGCATACCGGACGTGGAAGAGATACCGGGGCGGATGGGCGGCGGACATCTGGGTGTATGATCTCGAAAAAGGGACGGCGGAGAACATCACGGACAATCCTGCAAACGACGAATTCCCGATGTGGCACGGCAGCACGATTTACTTTCTCTCCGACCGTGGCGAGAATGAAAGGGCAAATATCTGGGCTTATGATATTAATACGAAACAGACGCGGCAGATAACCGACTTCAAAGATTTCGATATCCATTTCCCGTCGATCGGACCTGACGATATAGTCTTCGAAAACGGCGGCAAGCTTTATCTCCTCGACCTTGCCACGGAAAAATATCACGAGGTCAAGATCGAAGTAGTGACCGACGAGATAACGTTGATGCCGAAACCGGAAAGCGTCGAGAAGATGATCGGCAGCTTCGCCGTCTCCCCCGACGGCAAGCGCGGAGTATTCGAAGCCCGCGGCGACATTTTTTCAGTGCCCGCAGAAAACGGGAACGTAGTCGATTTGACGAATACATCCGGAGCCTTCGAAAGATTTCCTGCGTGGTCTCCAAACGGAAGATACGTTGCATATTGGAGCGATCGATCAGGCGAGTACGAGCTCACGCTTAAGGACATGGAAAATCCCGCTGCGGAGAAGAAGCTCACTTCATACGGTCCCGGCTTCAGATACAATATTTACTGGTCGCCCGACAGCAAGAAAATAGCTTTCATCGATAAGGCTATGGACATCTACATTTATGATCTCGACAAAGACAAGACCACTAAAGTAGAC contains these protein-coding regions:
- a CDS encoding O-methyltransferase; translated protein: MKSSSFERINYTLRPKKQIERKILIEFFQQVSKHSREMDICKYHYIGMGSIFYYDFILFHKYLHIRRMTSIDDKINIKRFEFNKPYDFVTFQPQKTTDFFGENSLTDKVIIWLDYDYSLFRRLKDGTIQTTNILKDIDLITQSVKNKSFLIITINAGFPKQIKDQLTVISLFRKWMSREFKSGGEIDDEKGFPLVQNIILNFIEEKQKFNSTKFYKLFSFKYNDGAPMFTLVGVFDDSDAFQKSVVNERFVKIDDSIVDINVPILTYREKLYLDSRIEGLSEKNKALDDLKFKEELSKLEFELDDSGLIKSYLEFYPYYPQYYEGVI
- a CDS encoding site-specific DNA-methyltransferase; amino-acid sequence: MRGIRYLIADARKSKQIFLKHGYPKPTLILTSPPYHDIKNYGNSKNQLGFNQTYEQYLKDVANVFQQCYEISKLNATFWLVVDTIRKNGSTVTLPFDINNKLHELYKNDTWNLKEIIVWNKYKNTPWQAKGRLKNQFEYILFFTKGRNFKYRIDKTREITDYKNWWLTYPERYNSNGKVPSNIWEFTIPIRGWGNSRQEHMCPFPFPLIERILSISSDKGDMIFDPFVGSGSTLALANEMGRRAIGFDVNSKYKREFEEDVLVGARLYWSKRKQELDTVKKKISKFRSINLSLRKLKAGFEIIENQPRNVKRQFLFFALFATRRRAQADLIMVPKSGNQKQLKTSGIQRMANDISEIFRTSISVKTISKQRFNHLFPRRQSFFAYNKDHIFKYLFKMRSKEIVNANGTIKPGLLFSDLKLALDPKNALEKL